From a region of the Asterias amurensis chromosome 2, ASM3211899v1 genome:
- the LOC139953437 gene encoding piercer of microtubule wall 2 protein-like: MAAAENRLTLPEEMQNPLVEGTNQLPDPTQTAPAVRPQNENTSDYYHTKNIPDRFEHPECFEGYESKPQNPMYRTTNMTYGNKKPTVHTMPTTFRARSQKFSVHLGTCGMYRNEGLNTALDENKV; this comes from the exons ATGGCAGCAGCAGAGAATAGACTGACTCTTCCAGAAGAG ATGCAGAATCCACTTGTTGAGGGAACGAACCAATTGCCAGACCCAACACAGACAGCACCTGCTGTGAGACCACAGAATGAGAACACGTCGGACTATTACCACACCAAGAACATTCCTGACAGATTTGAACACCCAG AGTGCTTTGAAGGGTATGAGAGCAAGCCACAGAACCCTATGTACAGAACGACCAACATGACCTATGGAAATAAGAAACCTACAGTACACACCATGCCCACCACCTTCAGAGCAAGGTCGCAAAAATTCTCAGTG CATCTTGGTACATGTGGCATGTATCGCAATGAAGGTCTAAACACAGCTCTGGATGAAAACAAGGTCTGA